One window from the genome of Candidatus Nanopelagicales bacterium encodes:
- a CDS encoding DUF6104 family protein has translation MYFTDRGIEELERRRGEEQVSIEWLGERMREFVDLNPEFETPIERLATWLARLDDEEDE, from the coding sequence ATGTATTTCACTGACCGAGGCATTGAGGAACTCGAGCGACGCCGTGGCGAGGAACAGGTAAGCATTGAGTGGCTCGGTGAGCGCATGCGTGAATTCGTCGATCTCAATCCAGAGTTTGAAACTCCCATCGAGCGGCTAGCCACATGGCTAGCTCGCCTCGATGACGAGGAAGATGAATAA
- a CDS encoding zinc-binding dehydrogenase → MFAVYASGINADEPLSVLSVGEIDPLPTPEDWVTVNVKAVSLNHHDLWALKGQALSADQAPMILGTDAAGITEDGREVIVHGVIGDPAKGRGDETLDPKRSLLSEVYSGAMATQVRVPARNLIDKPAELSFEQAACLPTAWLTAYRMLVTKSGAQAGDLVLVQGAAGGVASAAIVLAKALGMRVWATSRDEAKRAWAQELGAEQVFETGARLPEKVDAVIDSVGEATWSHSLRALRPGGTIVTCGATSGGGANADLNRVFFLQLKVEGSTMGTAEELRGLVALLIRSGARPVIDRVLPLASAAEAFAAMNGGELRGKIVMTL, encoded by the coding sequence ATGTTCGCTGTTTACGCATCCGGCATCAATGCCGACGAGCCCCTGTCCGTTCTCTCCGTAGGGGAAATTGATCCGCTGCCAACGCCTGAAGATTGGGTAACGGTCAATGTGAAGGCCGTGAGCCTCAATCATCATGATCTCTGGGCGCTCAAAGGTCAGGCCCTCAGCGCAGATCAAGCCCCGATGATTTTGGGTACAGATGCAGCGGGCATTACAGAAGACGGCAGAGAAGTCATTGTGCACGGTGTGATTGGTGATCCGGCAAAGGGTCGAGGCGACGAAACTTTAGATCCCAAGCGTTCATTGCTCAGTGAGGTCTACTCAGGTGCGATGGCGACGCAGGTACGTGTGCCAGCTCGCAACCTGATCGATAAGCCAGCAGAACTTTCATTTGAACAAGCCGCATGTTTGCCAACTGCTTGGCTCACTGCTTACCGGATGCTGGTGACCAAGTCAGGGGCTCAGGCAGGTGACCTCGTGTTGGTTCAAGGTGCTGCAGGTGGCGTCGCCTCTGCGGCAATTGTGCTGGCAAAGGCTTTAGGTATGCGCGTATGGGCCACCTCGCGCGATGAAGCAAAGCGTGCTTGGGCACAAGAGCTTGGTGCTGAGCAGGTTTTCGAAACAGGCGCTCGTCTCCCTGAAAAAGTTGATGCAGTTATTGACTCTGTAGGTGAAGCAACGTGGTCGCATTCGCTGCGGGCACTGCGTCCGGGTGGCACTATCGTCACCTGTGGTGCCACATCAGGTGGTGGCGCCAATGCCGATCTCAATCGGGTGTTTTTCCTTCAACTTAAAGTTGAAGGATCGACGATGGGAACGGCAGAAGAACTTCGTGGGCTTGTAGCACTATTGATTCGCTCAGGTGCTCGCCCAGTAATTGATCGGGTACTCCCATTAGCAAGTGCCGCTGAAGCCTTCGCTGCAATGAATGGCGGAGAGTTGCGCGGCAAGATCGTGATGACGCTCTAG
- a CDS encoding S26 family signal peptidase: MAPLTTIQIIGPSMEPALRNNEVWLARQGAKARPGQVIVFYEPGRTGLLAVKRVSHAVAEGWWVIADNPEGAIDSSRYGAVPFDAVVARLVVRIRPLFRRS, translated from the coding sequence ATGGCGCCGCTCACCACGATCCAGATCATTGGACCGTCGATGGAGCCGGCATTGCGTAACAACGAGGTTTGGCTAGCCAGGCAGGGAGCCAAGGCTCGCCCAGGGCAGGTCATCGTCTTTTATGAACCAGGTCGAACCGGGCTGCTCGCAGTGAAGCGGGTGTCCCATGCGGTTGCCGAGGGCTGGTGGGTCATTGCTGACAATCCAGAAGGGGCAATCGATAGTTCGCGGTACGGAGCGGTGCCCTTTGATGCGGTGGTGGCTCGTTTGGTGGTGCGGATTCGGCCACTGTTTCGAAGGTCATAG
- the sodN gene encoding superoxide dismutase, Ni has translation MRLFSPRLVAYAHCDLPCGIYDPAQARLEAESVKACMQKYHGSDDPDFKARAVAIKETRSTMVKEHLWVLWTDYFKAPHFEKYPQLNDLFNQATKLAGAGGTKGTVDVAVADQLLAKIDEIAAIFWETKAV, from the coding sequence ATGCGTTTGTTCTCACCACGTCTCGTGGCTTATGCACACTGCGATTTGCCTTGCGGCATTTACGACCCAGCTCAGGCACGTCTTGAAGCAGAGTCAGTGAAGGCTTGCATGCAGAAGTACCACGGTTCAGACGACCCTGATTTCAAGGCACGCGCTGTTGCGATCAAGGAAACCCGCTCAACCATGGTTAAGGAACACCTCTGGGTGCTCTGGACTGATTACTTCAAGGCTCCTCATTTTGAGAAGTACCCCCAGCTCAATGACCTGTTCAACCAGGCCACCAAGCTTGCCGGTGCCGGTGGCACCAAGGGCACCGTCGATGTTGCAGTTGCTGACCAGCTCCTTGCAAAGATTGACGAAATCGCAGCGATTTTCTGGGAAACCAAAGCTGTATAA